In Flavobacterium cerinum, one genomic interval encodes:
- a CDS encoding GAF domain-containing protein — protein sequence MKFQELEPKVKAIVTETGISRDDKLKNICQLLSDHVDYYDWVGFYFRNGDKEELLLGPYVGAATDHTVIPFGKGICGQVAVSNQNFVVPDVKAQDNYIACSLTVKSEIVVPLFVNGINIGQIDIDSHVLDPFTSEDERFLEFVNQEVAQLF from the coding sequence ATGAAATTTCAAGAATTAGAACCGAAAGTTAAAGCTATTGTAACTGAAACCGGCATTAGCAGAGACGATAAATTAAAAAATATTTGTCAACTTTTGAGTGACCATGTTGATTATTATGACTGGGTTGGCTTTTATTTTCGGAACGGCGACAAAGAGGAATTACTTTTAGGCCCTTACGTAGGCGCTGCTACCGACCATACCGTTATTCCGTTTGGAAAAGGAATCTGCGGACAGGTTGCCGTATCCAATCAGAATTTTGTAGTACCGGATGTAAAAGCGCAAGATAATTATATTGCGTGTAGTCTTACTGTAAAATCAGAAATTGTGGTTCCGCTTTTTGTAAACGGTATCAATATCGGACAGATCGACATTGATTCCCATGTTCTGGATCCGTTTACAAGCGAAGACGAACGTTTTCTGGAATTTGTTAATCAGGAAGTTGCCCAACTTTTTTAA
- a CDS encoding type II toxin-antitoxin system HigB family toxin codes for MRIIGKKIILKLKRKNIGNKKLCDAVDKLITDLEIFDPVREDIITIRKDADCVHSDGFFFFDINIHRTLILIEMDEEGEATIIWAGTHQEYERIFKNNRIVIEKWLKNKNYIE; via the coding sequence ATGCGGATAATAGGTAAGAAAATCATTTTAAAATTAAAAAGAAAAAATATCGGGAATAAAAAGCTGTGTGATGCTGTTGATAAACTGATTACAGATTTAGAAATATTTGACCCGGTTAGAGAAGATATAATAACGATTAGAAAAGATGCTGATTGTGTACACAGTGACGGTTTTTTCTTTTTTGATATCAATATTCACAGAACATTGATTTTAATTGAGATGGATGAGGAAGGAGAAGCTACAATAATATGGGCCGGGACGCATCAGGAATACGAAAGGATCTTTAAGAATAACAGAATAGTCATTGAAAAATGGTTGAAAAATAAAAATTATATTGAATAA
- the rpsO gene encoding 30S ribosomal protein S15, translated as MYLTKEVKADIFAKHGGNATNTGSAEGQIALFTFRINHLTGHLKVNRHDYNTERSLVKLVGKRRSLLDYLKKKDINRYREIIKELNIRK; from the coding sequence ATGTATTTAACTAAAGAAGTTAAAGCGGACATTTTCGCAAAACATGGTGGAAACGCAACCAATACTGGTTCAGCTGAAGGGCAAATCGCGTTATTCACATTCAGAATTAACCACTTGACAGGACACTTAAAAGTAAATCGTCACGATTACAACACTGAGCGTTCGCTTGTGAAATTGGTAGGTAAAAGAAGAAGTCTTCTTGACTACTTAAAGAAAAAAGATATCAACAGATATCGTGAGATTATCAAAGAATTAAACATCAGAAAATAA
- a CDS encoding restriction endonuclease: protein MKVVKQSGDIVKFDSEKLKRSLQMSGASPEKTEEILTIIVNELYDGMPTRKINRLAFQLLKKSSKIHAARYNLKAAVQALGPAGFFFEKYVALLFESEGYTTKTNLVLNGKCVSHEVDVLIKKDQKIGMVECKFHSRNDVKSDVKVPMYILSRFNDLKSKSHSIFSQSDTITRCWVITNNRFTTEALQFGRCSDLKMISWDYPEKESLKFKIEESGLFPVTCLTTLTQNEKEKLLISGVLLASEILDNSELLTNIDVHPNRVKNIIREASALCEYIDNSCKIFND, encoded by the coding sequence ATGAAAGTTGTCAAACAGTCGGGTGATATCGTAAAATTTGATAGTGAAAAACTAAAACGTTCGCTACAGATGTCCGGAGCAAGTCCGGAAAAAACGGAAGAAATTCTTACTATAATCGTCAATGAACTGTATGACGGTATGCCGACCCGGAAAATAAACCGACTGGCTTTTCAATTACTTAAAAAATCATCTAAAATACATGCCGCCCGATATAATCTTAAAGCGGCTGTTCAGGCATTGGGACCTGCGGGTTTCTTTTTTGAAAAATATGTAGCCTTGCTTTTCGAAAGCGAAGGGTATACGACTAAAACCAATCTTGTTTTAAACGGAAAATGTGTATCGCATGAAGTAGATGTTCTGATAAAGAAAGATCAGAAAATAGGAATGGTCGAATGTAAGTTTCATAGCCGGAATGATGTGAAGTCGGATGTAAAAGTACCGATGTATATTCTATCCCGATTTAATGACCTTAAAAGTAAATCACATTCTATTTTTAGTCAAAGTGATACGATAACCCGATGTTGGGTAATTACAAATAATCGATTTACAACGGAAGCCTTACAATTCGGAAGGTGTTCTGACTTAAAGATGATAAGTTGGGATTATCCGGAAAAAGAAAGCTTAAAATTTAAAATCGAAGAAAGCGGATTGTTTCCGGTTACCTGTCTGACAACGTTGACGCAAAATGAAAAAGAAAAGTTATTGATCAGTGGTGTTTTACTGGCTTCCGAAATATTGGATAATAGTGAACTGTTAACCAATATCGATGTGCATCCGAATCGGGTTAAAAACATTATCCGGGAAGCTTCTGCTCTTTGTGAGTATATTGATAATTCCTGTAAAATTTTTAATGATTAG
- a CDS encoding TonB-dependent receptor plug domain-containing protein, with translation MHKNFMFFLLLFVNFITAQENNVTGTIVDEHNLPVIGASVTWKDTTIGVTTDENGFFSLPFSEENKKLMISYIGYETQTLEVHEPKVLKINVKPSKTLGEVVVQTKRNSLQKSYVKTANVVTMSSKELLKAACCNLSESFETNPSIDVNFSDAISGSKQIKMLGLTSPYILIAEENIPSVRGASQAYGLSFTPGTWVESIQVTKGAGSVVNGYESISGQINTELIKPANDIPFFLNAYGSTDSRYELNTHFNKKISDKWSSSLFLHGNARVAKNDMNHDGFLDNPLGKQINVLNRWQYSDAEKGWVSFINLRYMRDEKQTGQVEFDPDRDKFTNNYWGSEINTDKVDLSTKIGYVFPDMPYQSIGFQNSFNYHKQESYFGFNQYNIQQNSFYSNLIFNSIISNTLNKFSTGLNFTSDDYNEYVFVGSAMDVSRRDNSIGAFFEYTYDNTDNFSLVAGARYDVHNRLGAFFTPRVHMRYNPWEKAVFRASAGRGKRSANIFAENQQLFATSRAFNILNTGGKIYGLDPEIAWNYGVSFMQGFQLFGRTAEVSLDFYRTDFENQAVVDLYAGPQQVLFYNLDGKSYANSLQLEFNYEFFKHLNLRTAYKYYDIQTDYLSGAKERPLQAKHRVFANLAFETHIKEKGQQWKFDFTYNWMGAQRLPNTADNALLRDRLPDYSPSFSVMNAQITRTFSSTFEVYVGGENIGNYKQKKAILGAENPFGPSFDSSIIYAPVFGQMYYAGLRFKIK, from the coding sequence ATGCACAAGAACTTTATGTTTTTTCTGCTGTTGTTTGTGAATTTCATAACGGCACAGGAAAATAATGTAACGGGTACGATTGTCGATGAACACAATCTGCCTGTGATTGGTGCTTCCGTAACCTGGAAAGACACTACTATTGGTGTAACCACTGATGAAAACGGCTTTTTCAGCCTTCCTTTTTCTGAAGAAAATAAAAAATTAATGATTAGCTATATCGGCTATGAAACGCAAACGCTGGAAGTTCATGAGCCGAAAGTACTCAAAATAAATGTAAAACCCTCGAAGACATTAGGGGAAGTTGTCGTTCAGACGAAACGAAACAGTCTTCAAAAATCCTATGTCAAAACGGCTAATGTCGTTACAATGAGTAGTAAAGAACTACTTAAAGCAGCTTGTTGTAACCTGTCAGAAAGTTTTGAAACCAATCCGTCAATCGATGTTAACTTTTCGGATGCGATTTCCGGAAGTAAACAAATCAAAATGTTAGGATTAACCAGTCCGTATATTCTGATAGCAGAAGAAAATATCCCGTCTGTCCGGGGCGCATCTCAGGCTTACGGATTGTCTTTTACGCCGGGTACCTGGGTTGAAAGTATTCAGGTAACAAAAGGTGCCGGTAGCGTGGTAAACGGATATGAAAGTATATCGGGGCAGATTAATACCGAATTGATCAAGCCTGCTAATGATATTCCGTTTTTCCTGAATGCCTACGGTTCGACTGATAGTCGTTATGAGCTGAATACCCATTTCAATAAAAAAATATCCGATAAATGGAGTAGCAGTTTGTTTCTACACGGTAATGCGCGCGTGGCTAAAAACGATATGAATCACGACGGTTTTCTGGATAATCCGTTGGGAAAACAAATCAACGTATTAAACCGTTGGCAGTATAGTGATGCCGAAAAAGGTTGGGTAAGCTTTATCAATCTTCGTTATATGCGTGATGAAAAGCAAACCGGACAAGTAGAATTTGACCCGGATCGGGATAAGTTTACAAATAACTATTGGGGATCCGAAATCAATACGGATAAAGTAGATTTGTCAACAAAAATCGGATATGTATTCCCGGATATGCCGTATCAGAGTATCGGTTTTCAAAACTCATTTAATTATCATAAGCAGGAGTCGTACTTCGGATTTAATCAATACAATATCCAGCAAAACAGCTTTTATTCCAATCTGATTTTTAACTCGATTATCAGCAATACATTGAATAAATTCTCAACCGGTTTGAACTTTACTTCTGATGATTATAATGAATATGTGTTTGTAGGTTCTGCAATGGATGTAAGCCGACGTGATAACTCCATTGGTGCTTTTTTTGAATATACATATGATAATACCGATAATTTTAGTCTTGTAGCGGGTGCGCGTTATGATGTTCATAATCGTTTAGGCGCCTTTTTTACACCACGTGTACATATGCGCTATAATCCGTGGGAGAAAGCGGTTTTCAGAGCTTCAGCGGGAAGAGGAAAAAGAAGTGCTAATATTTTTGCTGAAAACCAACAGCTATTTGCGACATCAAGAGCGTTTAATATCCTGAATACCGGAGGGAAAATCTACGGATTGGATCCGGAAATTGCGTGGAATTATGGTGTAAGTTTTATGCAGGGTTTCCAGTTATTCGGAAGAACGGCAGAAGTGAGTCTTGACTTTTACCGAACGGATTTTGAAAACCAGGCGGTAGTCGATTTATATGCCGGTCCGCAACAGGTATTGTTTTATAATTTGGACGGAAAATCGTATGCTAACAGTCTGCAATTGGAATTTAACTATGAATTCTTTAAACACCTGAATTTGCGTACAGCGTATAAATATTACGACATTCAGACCGATTACCTTAGCGGAGCCAAAGAACGTCCGTTACAGGCGAAACACCGTGTTTTTGCTAACTTAGCTTTTGAAACCCATATAAAAGAAAAAGGACAGCAATGGAAATTTGACTTTACGTATAACTGGATGGGAGCGCAACGTTTACCGAATACGGCAGACAATGCTTTACTACGTGACCGATTGCCGGATTATTCACCGTCATTCTCGGTAATGAATGCCCAGATCACACGAACATTTTCCAGTACGTTTGAAGTATACGTAGGAGGTGAAAATATTGGAAATTATAAACAGAAAAAAGCTATTTTAGGAGCAGAAAATCCGTTTGGTCCGTCATTTGATAGCTCTATTATCTATGCGCCGGTATTCGGACAAATGTATTATGCCGGATTGCGTTTTAAAATTAAATAA
- a CDS encoding heavy-metal-associated domain-containing protein, giving the protein MKKIIVVLLLSIVGFSAQAQEKKNKNAKHDIAVKGNCEMCKKRIEKAAYAVPGVKSAIWTADNQSLHVIMNEEKATPLQIQESIAKAGHDTETVKATTDDYGKLHSCCQYER; this is encoded by the coding sequence ATGAAAAAAATAATAGTAGTGCTATTACTCTCAATAGTGGGATTTTCGGCACAAGCGCAGGAAAAGAAAAATAAAAATGCAAAGCACGATATCGCGGTAAAAGGAAACTGCGAAATGTGTAAAAAGCGAATTGAAAAGGCGGCCTATGCCGTTCCGGGAGTAAAATCAGCGATCTGGACAGCGGATAATCAATCGCTGCATGTGATTATGAATGAAGAAAAAGCAACTCCGTTACAAATTCAGGAATCGATTGCCAAAGCTGGACACGATACGGAAACAGTAAAAGCCACTACCGATGATTACGGAAAGCTACATAGTTGTTGTCAATATGAAAGATAA
- a CDS encoding exosortase F system-associated membrane protein: protein MLQKMWKNKRTILGVGIAILLLALIRTFETELFYDPFLDFFKGTFQNAVLPSYDTGNLLGSLSLRYGLNTILSLIIIYLFFKDRGLVWFSGILFLFFYVGLLTAFIVLLKSSDKPDYMTLFYIRRFLIQPLLLILFLPAFYYQKKKS from the coding sequence ATGCTGCAAAAAATGTGGAAAAATAAACGGACCATTTTGGGTGTTGGCATAGCAATATTGCTATTAGCTTTGATAAGAACATTTGAAACGGAATTGTTTTATGATCCGTTTCTGGATTTTTTTAAAGGGACTTTTCAAAATGCTGTTTTGCCGTCTTATGATACCGGAAACTTATTGGGGAGCTTATCGCTTCGTTACGGATTGAATACAATATTATCGCTGATTATTATTTACCTGTTCTTTAAAGACAGGGGATTGGTTTGGTTTTCCGGTATATTATTCCTCTTCTTTTATGTGGGTTTGCTGACTGCCTTTATCGTGCTGCTAAAAAGTTCGGATAAACCGGATTATATGACATTATTCTACATTCGTAGGTTTCTTATCCAGCCGTTACTACTCATTTTGTTCCTTCCGGCATTTTATTATCAGAAAAAGAAATCGTAA
- a CDS encoding HYC_CC_PP family protein codes for MKIKKHISLLLAMLILVSNVGLAFNVHYCGGEIASVSLAYKSEMPCMEQSDAESSCCAATEKKDSCCSDSKVDLKKNTTDNIIVKSFQLDLGAFTITDNWKPVISAETEEAVVKSDTPSFYCDSNAPPLFKLYCQYLFYA; via the coding sequence ATGAAAATTAAGAAGCACATTAGTTTGTTATTAGCTATGCTGATATTGGTATCCAATGTCGGATTGGCATTTAATGTGCATTATTGTGGAGGCGAAATCGCTTCCGTTTCTTTAGCCTATAAATCGGAAATGCCTTGTATGGAGCAGTCCGATGCAGAAAGTTCCTGTTGTGCGGCAACTGAAAAAAAAGACAGTTGTTGTTCCGACAGTAAAGTCGATTTAAAGAAAAACACTACTGATAACATAATTGTAAAAAGCTTCCAACTGGATTTGGGTGCTTTTACGATTACGGATAACTGGAAGCCGGTAATTTCCGCTGAAACGGAAGAAGCTGTTGTAAAAAGCGATACACCGTCTTTTTATTGCGACAGTAACGCACCGCCGCTTTTTAAACTCTATTGTCAATATCTCTTTTACGCCTGA
- a CDS encoding MBL fold metallo-hydrolase RNA specificity domain-containing protein: MKVQFLGAAGTVTGSKTLIESDNGIRILIDCGLFQGGKLLRSFNWNPLSVLPSSIDYVLLTHGHLDHCGWLPRLVNEGFEGKIFCTGPTKSVSNLILQDSAKIQEEEAEKANKEHYSKHDPAEPLYTVEQADKVVPHFKVIAIDTPFELEDGITATYFYAGHIIGACSITLELDGKKLVFSGDIGRDNDVLLYPPVHPKQADYVFLESTYGNKLHPDNDPKAELEACINEAYERNGNVVIPSFAVERAQSIMYLLWQLKKEGRIPDMPYIIDTPMGIKVLDIFTDSGKWHKLTWEECSEMCEMFSMIANYEETIEAIYDDRSKVIIAASGMITGGRVLSYLERYIVRPETTVVIVGYQAEGTRGRKLLEGEKEIKIYGRFFPVEAKVVEIEGLSAHGDQDDLVNWLSDLENKPRNIFLVHGEADSFTELKKAIETRYGYDCVIPELDQIIEL; this comes from the coding sequence ATGAAAGTTCAGTTTTTAGGCGCAGCCGGTACAGTTACCGGATCCAAGACTCTTATTGAAAGCGATAACGGAATCCGTATATTAATCGATTGCGGATTGTTTCAGGGCGGAAAGCTATTGCGGAGTTTTAACTGGAATCCGTTGTCTGTTCTCCCGTCGTCTATCGATTATGTGCTTTTAACACACGGGCATCTTGATCATTGCGGTTGGCTGCCAAGATTGGTCAACGAAGGATTCGAAGGGAAAATATTTTGTACCGGTCCGACGAAATCCGTTAGTAATCTGATTCTTCAGGATAGTGCAAAAATACAGGAAGAAGAAGCCGAGAAAGCAAATAAAGAACATTATTCGAAACACGATCCGGCCGAACCGCTCTACACAGTAGAACAAGCTGATAAAGTAGTGCCGCATTTTAAAGTAATCGCGATTGATACGCCGTTTGAATTGGAAGACGGTATTACGGCAACCTATTTCTATGCCGGGCATATTATCGGTGCCTGTTCGATTACATTGGAACTGGATGGTAAAAAACTGGTGTTCTCAGGCGATATCGGACGGGATAATGATGTTTTGTTATATCCGCCGGTTCATCCGAAACAAGCGGATTATGTTTTTCTGGAAAGTACCTACGGAAATAAATTACATCCGGATAACGATCCGAAAGCCGAATTGGAGGCTTGTATTAACGAAGCCTACGAACGGAACGGGAATGTTGTTATTCCAAGTTTTGCGGTTGAAAGAGCGCAGTCAATTATGTATCTGTTATGGCAACTCAAAAAAGAGGGTAGGATACCGGATATGCCTTATATTATTGATACTCCGATGGGAATTAAAGTGCTGGACATTTTTACCGATAGCGGGAAATGGCATAAGCTCACATGGGAGGAATGTTCTGAAATGTGTGAAATGTTTTCGATGATAGCCAATTATGAGGAAACCATTGAAGCAATTTACGATGATCGTTCGAAAGTTATTATTGCAGCCAGCGGAATGATAACCGGCGGTCGGGTTTTAAGCTATCTGGAACGGTATATTGTACGACCGGAAACTACGGTTGTTATTGTGGGATATCAGGCGGAAGGTACCCGGGGACGAAAATTACTCGAAGGAGAAAAAGAAATTAAAATTTACGGACGTTTTTTTCCGGTTGAAGCAAAGGTGGTTGAGATTGAAGGTTTATCGGCGCATGGCGATCAGGACGATTTGGTTAACTGGTTGTCGGATCTGGAAAATAAACCCCGAAATATATTTTTGGTGCATGGTGAGGCAGATAGTTTTACCGAATTAAAAAAAGCAATCGAAACACGATATGGTTATGATTGTGTGATTCCGGAACTGGACCAGATTATCGAATTATAA
- a CDS encoding transcriptional regulator produces the protein MKTHFDIEQLVEKGVITNEMDFERALIAERKLRILSKDSLHFKNLRKKLRDLLEAYERKEWSDLEKLTDEKMAESDLSEKLAEKERIFIENRKQLIRNKLKTLNLTQKELGTVLGHKSKTHMSELMNGIKPFTLKDLIVINCLLKINMKELIPVFLSKEDIVKIKTAIKALGKEDLILCSY, from the coding sequence ATGAAAACACATTTTGATATAGAACAGCTTGTAGAAAAAGGAGTTATAACAAATGAAATGGACTTTGAAAGAGCCTTAATTGCAGAGAGAAAATTAAGAATCTTATCGAAAGACAGTTTGCATTTTAAAAATCTAAGAAAAAAACTAAGGGATCTGCTTGAAGCGTATGAGCGTAAGGAGTGGTCGGACTTGGAAAAATTGACAGATGAAAAAATGGCGGAAAGCGATCTTTCTGAAAAACTGGCGGAGAAAGAACGAATTTTTATAGAAAACAGAAAACAACTAATTCGAAACAAACTAAAGACTCTGAATCTGACACAAAAAGAGCTGGGAACTGTTTTAGGGCATAAAAGTAAAACGCATATGTCGGAATTGATGAATGGGATTAAACCTTTTACGTTAAAAGATTTAATCGTAATCAACTGTCTGTTAAAAATAAACATGAAAGAATTGATCCCGGTTTTTTTATCAAAAGAAGACATAGTTAAAATTAAAACAGCTATAAAAGCATTAGGAAAGGAAGATCTGATACTTTGCTCGTATTGA
- the xrtF gene encoding exosortase family protein XrtF — protein sequence MKNLYVQYKPFFIFLIKFLLLYIVLTVVYKFYLNQYDAEKLEVDGLTTSVALQVEQSLLIFDQPVTTKPSTRDASVVILLRDKPIARVIEGCNAISIMILFAAFIFAFSSKWKKTLLYIVIGIGIIHILNVLRITLLTIALDRYPKQQHLLHGVVFPLFIYGVVFLLWILWVQKFSGYAAKNVEK from the coding sequence TTGAAAAATCTTTACGTTCAATATAAGCCTTTTTTTATCTTTCTGATAAAATTCCTGCTGCTCTATATCGTATTAACGGTTGTGTATAAATTTTACCTCAATCAGTATGATGCCGAAAAACTGGAAGTCGACGGATTGACAACTTCAGTGGCTTTACAGGTTGAACAATCGTTATTAATCTTTGATCAGCCGGTAACTACAAAACCGAGTACCCGCGATGCATCTGTTGTTATTCTGTTGCGTGATAAACCGATCGCCCGGGTTATTGAAGGATGTAACGCTATAAGTATTATGATTCTATTTGCGGCCTTTATTTTTGCTTTTTCTTCCAAATGGAAAAAAACCTTACTCTATATCGTAATAGGCATCGGTATAATTCATATTCTTAATGTGTTGAGAATAACTTTGCTTACCATAGCACTGGATCGTTATCCGAAACAGCAACACCTGTTGCATGGTGTGGTTTTTCCGCTGTTCATTTATGGTGTGGTTTTTTTATTATGGATTCTTTGGGTTCAGAAATTCTCAGGATATGCTGCAAAAAATGTGGAAAAATAA